A part of Gramella sp. MAR_2010_147 genomic DNA contains:
- a CDS encoding shikimate kinase, whose amino-acid sequence MKIFLLGYMGSGKSHIGKRLAERIYQKFIDFDEEIEKRENSTISEIFKNKGEIFFRKLERQVLEEMIQLDEAAIVSLGGGTPCYGNNMELIKTNADVASFYLKLDIQTLTERLEAEKAHRPVISHLDNEEQLEEFIRKHLFERGFYYNQSDYVIDCNDKSADEIISKIQEKLG is encoded by the coding sequence ATGAAAATATTTCTATTGGGATATATGGGTTCCGGAAAATCTCATATTGGAAAGCGATTAGCAGAGAGAATTTATCAAAAATTTATAGATTTTGATGAAGAAATCGAAAAAAGAGAAAATTCTACTATTTCTGAAATTTTCAAAAATAAGGGTGAGATCTTTTTTAGGAAATTAGAGCGCCAGGTACTGGAGGAAATGATCCAGCTGGATGAAGCGGCAATAGTTTCCCTGGGAGGAGGTACCCCATGTTATGGAAATAATATGGAGCTTATAAAAACTAATGCGGATGTTGCCTCCTTTTATTTAAAATTGGACATACAAACACTTACGGAGAGATTGGAGGCTGAAAAAGCTCACAGACCTGTGATTAGTCACCTTGATAACGAGGAACAGTTAGAAGAATTTATAAGAAAGCATCTTTTTGAGAGAGGTTTCTATTACAACCAGAGTGATTATGTGATAGATTGCAATGATAAATCTGCAGATGAAATTATTAGTAAGATTCAGGAGAAACTAGGATAG
- the crtI gene encoding phytoene desaturase family protein has translation MPQKINIIGSGFSSLAASCYLAKAGYKVEVFEKNSSLGGRARQLKKDGFTFDIGPTWYWMPDVFERFFSDFNKKPSDYYKLEKLDPAYQVYFEKNDSITIPGSLQGIYDSFEKEETGSSNNLKRFISKAKDNYEIAIKDLVYRPGVSPIELITPETAKRLGRFFTNISSDVRKEFSNTKLRQILEFPVLFLGAKASDTPAFYSFMNYADFGLGTWHPVGGMYKVIEGIKELAESLGVKFHLNSPVEKIITENNKAKGILVNGKEFHADIVLSGADYHHSEQLLPQKLRQYSESYWNKKTFAPSSLLFYVGFDKKIKNVSHHTLFFDSNFEAHAKDIYDDPKWPEDPLFYASFPSITDNTCAPEGKEAGIFLIPLAPDLEDTQELREHYFNLILDRFERLTDQKLKTNIIFKESFCVKDFKKAYNSYKGNAYGMANTLFQTAFLRPKLRSKKVDQLYFTGQLSVPGPGVPPSLISGKLAAGLIEKYERN, from the coding sequence ATGCCTCAAAAAATTAATATTATAGGATCTGGATTTTCATCTCTTGCAGCATCCTGTTACTTAGCAAAAGCAGGATACAAGGTAGAAGTATTTGAAAAAAACAGTAGTCTTGGAGGAAGGGCCAGGCAACTAAAAAAAGACGGATTCACTTTTGATATTGGCCCCACATGGTATTGGATGCCCGATGTTTTTGAACGCTTTTTTTCTGATTTCAATAAAAAACCTTCAGACTATTATAAACTTGAAAAATTAGATCCTGCCTATCAGGTATATTTCGAGAAAAATGACTCTATCACTATTCCCGGATCCCTTCAAGGAATTTACGACAGTTTTGAAAAGGAAGAAACAGGAAGTTCAAACAACCTGAAAAGGTTTATTTCAAAAGCCAAAGATAATTATGAAATAGCCATAAAAGATCTGGTATACCGTCCCGGTGTTTCACCTATAGAGTTAATCACTCCTGAAACCGCTAAAAGATTAGGTAGATTTTTCACCAATATTAGCAGTGACGTTAGAAAAGAATTTTCTAATACAAAACTCCGACAGATCTTAGAGTTTCCTGTTTTATTTTTGGGTGCAAAAGCGAGCGATACGCCGGCTTTTTACAGTTTTATGAATTATGCCGATTTTGGGCTGGGCACATGGCACCCGGTTGGAGGGATGTATAAGGTCATTGAAGGAATTAAAGAACTTGCCGAATCCCTTGGGGTTAAATTTCACTTAAATTCCCCCGTTGAAAAAATTATTACTGAAAATAATAAGGCCAAAGGTATTCTTGTGAATGGAAAAGAGTTTCATGCAGATATTGTTCTATCGGGTGCAGATTATCATCATTCAGAACAATTACTGCCCCAAAAACTACGACAGTATTCTGAATCTTATTGGAATAAAAAAACATTCGCACCGTCTTCTTTGCTCTTTTATGTAGGTTTTGACAAGAAAATAAAAAATGTTTCTCATCATACGCTTTTCTTTGATTCAAATTTTGAAGCGCATGCAAAAGACATTTATGATGATCCAAAATGGCCTGAAGACCCGTTGTTTTATGCCAGTTTTCCGTCTATTACTGATAACACCTGTGCTCCAGAAGGAAAAGAGGCGGGTATATTTTTAATCCCACTTGCTCCAGATCTTGAAGACACCCAGGAGTTGAGAGAACACTATTTTAATTTGATCCTGGATCGTTTTGAAAGACTTACTGATCAAAAATTGAAAACAAATATTATATTTAAAGAATCCTTCTGTGTGAAAGATTTTAAAAAAGCCTATAACTCCTATAAAGGTAATGCTTATGGGATGGCCAATACACTTTTTCAGACGGCATTTTTAAGACCAAAATTGAGGAGTAAAAAAGTTGATCAACTTTACTTTACGGGACAATTAAGCGTTCCCGGTCCGGGGGTACCACCTTCCCTAATTTCAGGAAAACTGGCAGCCGGATTGATAGAAAAATATGAAAGAAATTAA
- a CDS encoding MerR family transcriptional regulator, which translates to MEHIKQNFSIKDLEHLSGVKAHTIRIWEKRYDILDPERTDTNIRTYNGKNLQKLLNIAFLNSHGYKISRISRMDESEIKNLVNRISASSSEENRAKNSFKLAMMNFDDRLFQRTYNQLRENRNFREIFNDVFLPLLDEIGLLWQTDTIKPIHEHYIVELIKQKIYLNIAEIKSETLNKEDDKLYVLFLPYNEIHDVGILYLNYEILNSGKNAIYLGPSLPLENIDYLMEIHKNLIFVSYLTISPVNTNIHDFISSFQDKICQEKMHEFYLFGQRTREIDSSKLPGNIKVQKSISSFTNTL; encoded by the coding sequence ATGGAACACATTAAACAGAATTTCAGTATTAAGGATCTCGAGCATCTAAGTGGAGTAAAAGCTCATACTATTAGAATTTGGGAAAAAAGGTATGACATCTTAGATCCTGAGCGTACCGATACTAATATTAGAACCTATAATGGCAAGAATTTGCAAAAGCTATTGAATATAGCTTTTCTAAACAGCCATGGATATAAGATTTCCAGAATATCCAGAATGGATGAGAGTGAAATAAAAAATCTGGTTAATCGAATTTCTGCATCATCCAGTGAAGAGAACAGAGCTAAAAATTCTTTTAAGCTTGCGATGATGAACTTTGATGACCGCCTTTTTCAAAGAACCTATAACCAACTACGAGAAAACAGGAATTTCAGGGAGATTTTTAACGATGTGTTTTTACCACTTCTAGATGAAATTGGCCTGCTATGGCAAACAGATACTATTAAGCCTATACATGAACATTATATCGTAGAGCTTATAAAACAAAAAATTTATTTGAACATTGCAGAGATAAAATCTGAAACGCTCAATAAGGAGGATGATAAATTATATGTTCTATTTCTCCCCTATAATGAAATTCACGATGTGGGGATTCTCTACCTGAATTACGAGATCTTAAACTCCGGAAAAAATGCGATCTACCTGGGACCTAGTTTGCCATTAGAGAATATAGATTATCTAATGGAAATCCATAAGAACTTAATCTTCGTAAGTTACCTTACAATATCACCCGTAAATACCAATATTCATGATTTTATAAGTAGCTTTCAGGATAAAATATGCCAGGAGAAAATGCATGAATTCTATTTATTTGGACAAAGAACCAGGGAAATTGATTCTTCCAAATTACCGGGTAATATAAAAGTTCAGAAATCTATTTCTTCTTTTACTAACACGCTATAA
- a CDS encoding methyltransferase domain-containing protein, producing MNKDFWSSKYQKDQTGWDIGHISTPLKEYIDQLKNKNLKILIPGAGNSYEAEYLFKNGFENIWICDIAEEPIKNLKARFRDFPDAQILHEDFFKLQGRFDLILEQTFFCALPVSKRPDYAKKSHDLLQANGKISGLLFNFKLTSNGPPFGGNKEEYLTYFSPYFKINIFEPCYNSIKPRQGNELFFNFNKK from the coding sequence ATGAATAAAGATTTTTGGTCATCAAAATACCAGAAAGATCAAACGGGTTGGGATATTGGACATATTTCTACCCCTTTAAAAGAATATATTGATCAGCTTAAAAATAAGAACCTTAAAATTCTCATCCCCGGGGCTGGGAATTCTTACGAGGCTGAATATCTTTTTAAAAATGGTTTTGAGAATATCTGGATCTGTGATATTGCCGAAGAGCCTATAAAAAATTTAAAAGCTAGGTTTAGAGATTTCCCAGATGCTCAAATTCTGCATGAAGACTTTTTTAAATTACAGGGTCGATTTGATCTTATTTTAGAACAAACGTTTTTTTGTGCCTTACCCGTAAGTAAGAGACCCGATTATGCTAAAAAATCCCATGACCTGCTTCAAGCTAATGGAAAAATTTCAGGCCTGCTTTTCAACTTTAAACTTACATCAAACGGACCTCCTTTTGGTGGTAATAAAGAAGAATATTTGACGTATTTTAGTCCGTATTTTAAAATCAATATTTTTGAGCCCTGTTACAACTCTATCAAACCAAGGCAGGGAAATGAGTTGTTTTTTAATTTCAACAAAAAGTAA
- a CDS encoding phosphoribosyltransferase family protein, with amino-acid sequence MENHHLILNQEQIKHKIRRIAYQVYESNIEEEEIIIAGIAKNGFILAEKLEKELKNISQLKVSLCKVQIDKKNPLGEIKTSLPAKDYQNKSIILVDDVLNSGTTLIYGVRHFLEVPLKQFKTAVLVDRNHKKYPVKADFKGISLSTSLSETVKVIFEKNKEKVELS; translated from the coding sequence ATGGAGAATCATCACCTAATTCTAAATCAGGAACAGATTAAACATAAGATTCGCAGGATCGCCTATCAGGTTTATGAAAGTAATATTGAAGAGGAAGAAATCATCATCGCCGGTATTGCAAAAAATGGATTTATATTGGCCGAAAAGCTGGAAAAAGAATTAAAAAATATCTCCCAACTTAAAGTCTCCCTTTGTAAAGTTCAAATAGACAAAAAGAATCCACTGGGTGAAATAAAAACCTCCTTACCCGCTAAAGATTATCAGAATAAATCGATCATTCTTGTAGATGATGTTTTAAACTCTGGTACCACTCTTATATATGGAGTAAGACATTTTCTGGAAGTTCCCTTAAAGCAGTTTAAAACAGCGGTACTCGTAGATAGGAATCACAAAAAATATCCGGTAAAAGCAGATTTTAAAGGAATATCGCTATCTACGTCGTTAAGCGAAACAGTAAAAGTGATCTTTGAAAAGAATAAAGAAAAAGTAGAGCTATCCTAG
- a CDS encoding phytoene/squalene synthase family protein — translation MKALFDNVSRECSKTVTNSYSTSFSLATKMLAPSIRQDIYNIYGFVRLADEIVDSFHDYDKEQLFADFESDLHKAIDSKISLNPILNSFQETVHKYSIQKELYSSFMDSMRLDLHKSEYLSMEEYKQYIYGSADVVGLMCLKVFVHGDEKRYKELKESAMSLGSAFQKVNFLRDLKADYEDLSRSYFPNVDLSQLNELNKEQIIKEIEEDFHKGLKGIAHLPVEAKFGVYTAYIYYRKLLQKLKRIPSLEIRKRRVRVPNYQKAGLLAKSYISYRLNLI, via the coding sequence ATGAAAGCCCTTTTCGATAATGTTTCCAGAGAGTGCAGTAAGACCGTTACCAATTCTTACAGCACATCCTTTTCTTTGGCTACTAAAATGCTAGCGCCTTCCATTAGGCAGGATATCTATAATATTTATGGTTTTGTACGGCTGGCAGATGAAATAGTAGATTCATTTCATGATTATGATAAAGAACAGCTCTTTGCTGATTTTGAATCAGATCTTCACAAAGCAATAGATTCAAAAATATCATTAAATCCAATTCTAAATTCTTTCCAGGAAACTGTACACAAATATTCCATCCAGAAAGAATTATACTCCTCTTTTATGGATAGTATGCGCTTAGACTTACATAAATCTGAATATCTAAGCATGGAAGAATATAAACAATATATATATGGAAGTGCAGATGTAGTTGGACTTATGTGTCTTAAGGTATTTGTGCACGGAGACGAGAAAAGATATAAGGAACTAAAAGAATCTGCCATGAGCCTTGGTTCCGCTTTTCAGAAAGTAAATTTTTTAAGGGATCTCAAGGCAGATTATGAAGACCTTAGCAGAAGTTATTTCCCCAATGTAGATCTGTCTCAGCTAAATGAACTTAATAAAGAACAGATCATTAAAGAAATTGAGGAAGATTTTCATAAAGGCTTAAAAGGTATTGCACATTTACCTGTAGAAGCTAAATTTGGAGTTTACACGGCTTATATTTATTATAGAAAATTATTACAAAAATTAAAAAGGATTCCATCGCTTGAAATAAGAAAACGGCGGGTAAGAGTCCCTAATTATCAGAAAGCCGGATTGCTTGCAAAATCTTATATTTCATATAGATTGAATCTCATTTAA
- a CDS encoding S4 domain-containing protein has translation MRVDKFLWCVRYFKTRNIATNACKQGKVRLEDEILKPSKDIFPGDKLRVRKNQINYELEILDLPKSRVGAKLVNLYVHDITPKEAFEKLDLLKYSKDYYRKKGTGRPTKKDRRDIDDWFENAGDDVTDKSEKKDE, from the coding sequence ATGAGAGTTGATAAGTTTTTGTGGTGTGTAAGATATTTTAAGACTAGAAATATTGCTACCAACGCTTGCAAACAAGGTAAAGTGAGGCTTGAGGATGAGATTTTAAAACCTTCTAAAGATATTTTCCCAGGAGATAAATTAAGAGTTAGAAAGAACCAGATCAATTATGAACTGGAAATCCTGGACCTACCAAAAAGTCGTGTAGGTGCAAAACTGGTTAATCTTTATGTTCATGATATTACTCCTAAGGAAGCTTTTGAAAAATTAGACCTGCTTAAGTATTCAAAAGATTATTATAGAAAGAAAGGTACAGGGCGACCCACTAAAAAAGATAGAAGGGACATTGATGACTGGTTTGAAAATGCGGGAGATGATGTAACCGATAAATCAGAGAAAAAGGATGAATAA